TGCCCCGATGTTCCACATCGGCGGACTGGGCGTGCACACGCTGCCATTGCTCTATGTCGGTGGTACGAGTGTGATCCTCCCGTCATTCGACCCGGTGCGCACACTCAACGCAATGGCCGAGAGTCGGGCCACCATCCAGTTCATGGTGCCGGCGATGTGGTCGGCCCTGACCCAGGTTCCCGATTTCGACTCCTACGATCTCTCGGCTTTGCGTTCTGCGATGGGCGGCGGCTCGCCGGTGCCCCTGACCGTCATCGACTTCATGCAGCAGCGCGGCGTCAGCTTCACCGAGGGATTCGGAATGACCGAAACCGCACCCATGGTCTCGCTCCTGGACGCCGCCAGCGTCACCACGCGAGCCGGCTCGATCGGCCGAGTCGCCATGCACGTCGACGCCCGAATCGTGGACGACGACGACCGGGACGTACCGGTCGACACCGTCGGCGAACTCCTGGTGCGCGGGCCCAACGTGTTCGCGGGGTACTGGATGATGCCGTCGGCCACCGCGGAGGCCTTCCGGGGCGGCTGGTTCCACACCGGCGACCTCGGTCGAATCGACGCCGACGGCTACATCACGCTGGTCGATCGCAAGAAGGACATGATCATCTCGGGCGGGGAGAACGTCTACCCCATCGAAGTGGAGCAGGTGCTCTTCCGTTGCCCCGGCGTGCTGGACGCCGCGATAGTGGGTGGTCCGGACGCGAAGTGGGGCGAGCGCGTCGTAGCCGTGGTGGTGGCAGACCCAGCCGCCGAGAGGGAACCCACCGCCGACGAATTGATTGCCTGGTGTCGCGACCGGTTGGCGCACTTCAAATGTCCGCGCGAGGTGCACCTCACGAACGAGCTGCCCCGCAACGCCACCGGCAAGCTCCTCAAGACCGAGCTGAGAAGGCGCTTCACCGGCGTCCAGGGCGGCGTCGTCGCGCGCTGACGTTCAGCGAGATTGCAGATCACCGCGGTTCAATGCGGACCCGGCGAGCGGTGGTCCGTACTGCGTGGTTAGCCCACGTGCTCGCGGCCGATGAGATGGCGGGCGATGACCAGCTTCTGAATCTGTGGAGTCCCGTCGCCGATCTGTAGTCCGCTGACGTCGAGCAACAGCTGCTGTAACGGCATCTCGGTGGACCACCCGACATGCCCATGGAGAATGATGCAGTCGTTGATCGCTTGGACAGCGATGCGCGGTGCCCACCACTTGCACATCGCCGCCTCCCGGGTGTGCGGCCGCCCAGCCGCCCGCAAGCCG
This genomic stretch from Mycobacterium paraterrae harbors:
- a CDS encoding acyl-CoA synthetase, producing the protein MDRGIGQWVAKRAFLNGQRTAFVQGDRRFTFSDLERRTNQVASSLLRLGIRKGDRVAALLMNSVEFVEILLGSAKIGAIMVPINVRLAGPEIGYILADSGADILVFHEPLAAPAIDALAAPGVRVRHTVRVGGAAATGEIAYPDLLASGGPETLDGDVGGRDPAFVMYTSGTTGRPKGAILTHDNLQWNAINVMGADTGLHGSDVTVAVAPMFHIGGLGVHTLPLLYVGGTSVILPSFDPVRTLNAMAESRATIQFMVPAMWSALTQVPDFDSYDLSALRSAMGGGSPVPLTVIDFMQQRGVSFTEGFGMTETAPMVSLLDAASVTTRAGSIGRVAMHVDARIVDDDDRDVPVDTVGELLVRGPNVFAGYWMMPSATAEAFRGGWFHTGDLGRIDADGYITLVDRKKDMIISGGENVYPIEVEQVLFRCPGVLDAAIVGGPDAKWGERVVAVVVADPAAEREPTADELIAWCRDRLAHFKCPREVHLTNELPRNATGKLLKTELRRRFTGVQGGVVAR